A window of the Candidatus Lokiarchaeota archaeon genome harbors these coding sequences:
- a CDS encoding MFS transporter: protein MEVSAYVLFAIGPLVGNAVLVLLGAIASDFSVDPTQVLISVPAFMIPFASVQLFSGAISDIRGRIPVILFGLVFYGIGLLLVSVSPSLSFFIWGYALAGFGFGFVNPVLIALITDYSSQSEIQGKMGITGALATTMVGLGPAIAGQMVIYGWRVFYGTFVIIAFFVAAILGLSRPENRRVETEHALVNLIRTFSEELKRPAVLLMMLSGFLISASYGGITVWTSRGLTGAFLPSIVGGVLMLLGVTGLTAGLSINRIVTRFGERTALGLGMLSLFTSLVLLISIGDITQQASLVLVALAVLILGWAAGSLSPVVLATSQKLSPGRRGALAGLLTFSMFVGNAVVPIFYEPFFTFGMRSVYSAIMVVSVFLLFTLYAFTRKASQQLDI, encoded by the coding sequence ATGGAGGTTTCCGCATATGTTCTATTTGCAATTGGCCCTCTTGTTGGCAACGCTGTATTAGTACTGCTTGGAGCTATTGCTTCAGATTTCTCAGTCGATCCTACTCAAGTCCTCATATCCGTCCCAGCGTTTATGATTCCGTTTGCTTCAGTGCAACTATTCTCGGGAGCAATATCCGATATTCGAGGGCGGATTCCAGTGATTCTTTTTGGCCTTGTCTTTTATGGTATAGGTCTCCTATTGGTTTCCGTCTCTCCATCTTTGTCTTTCTTCATATGGGGGTACGCTCTGGCAGGATTTGGTTTTGGATTCGTCAATCCTGTGCTTATAGCTTTAATCACTGACTACTCATCTCAGTCGGAAATACAGGGTAAGATGGGGATTACTGGTGCTCTGGCAACGACGATGGTTGGATTGGGGCCTGCAATTGCGGGCCAAATGGTGATATACGGTTGGCGGGTTTTCTATGGAACCTTCGTAATCATCGCTTTTTTTGTTGCAGCAATCCTTGGACTATCGAGACCGGAAAACCGTAGAGTTGAAACGGAACATGCATTGGTGAACCTGATTCGAACATTCTCTGAAGAATTGAAGCGTCCCGCTGTCCTGTTGATGATGCTATCCGGGTTTCTGATTTCTGCATCTTACGGGGGAATAACAGTCTGGACTTCTCGTGGCCTTACAGGAGCGTTTCTGCCGTCAATAGTTGGAGGCGTTCTTATGCTCCTGGGTGTCACGGGTCTGACCGCTGGCCTTTCCATTAATAGGATTGTGACTAGATTTGGAGAGAGAACAGCTCTTGGTTTGGGGATGCTATCACTGTTTACATCTTTGGTGCTTCTGATTTCCATTGGTGACATTACACAACAAGCCAGCTTGGTTCTTGTTGCCCTAGCAGTATTGATTCTTGGTTGGGCTGCTGGCTCTCTTTCGCCAGTAGTATTGGCCACAAGCCAGAAACTATCCCCTGGACGAAGAGGAGCCCTTGCTGGTCTATTGACTTTCTCAATGTTCGTTGGAAATGCGGTTGTTCCAATATTCTATGAACCATTCTTCACATTCGGTATGAGGAGTGTATATTCAGCTATTATGGTGGTCTCCGTTTTTCTGCTATTCACCCTTTATGCATTTACTCGAAAGGCTTCACAGCAACTGGATATCTAA
- a CDS encoding amidohydrolase family protein, whose protein sequence is MIDFHYHIGRISSDKLNEEYGIPKQAGAEFLVRNLKKFADIDMMFATPYATPHVGYAESLEWLLSEVKPYSELLPVPVIHPKAEATSSFLARINSHDIPGIKLHCGSIDFEYSLENTALLKPFFSFAEERNLIIFIHTDRHSCRARDLAPLLEGYDGKIVLLHCCRPEGIELTRYRSVILETSGCDTKDIDLTMRYVPDRVVFGSDFPFLDYEISLERVRNRISQIKQNESDLLRNTI, encoded by the coding sequence ATACCCAAGCAGGCCGGGGCGGAATTTCTGGTTAGAAATCTCAAGAAATTCGCTGACATTGATATGATGTTTGCAACTCCATATGCTACTCCACATGTCGGCTATGCAGAGTCGTTGGAGTGGTTACTCTCAGAAGTCAAGCCATACTCAGAACTTCTTCCTGTTCCTGTAATCCATCCCAAAGCTGAAGCCACCAGTTCATTTCTGGCGAGAATCAATTCCCATGATATCCCGGGAATCAAATTGCATTGTGGTAGTATCGATTTTGAATATTCACTTGAAAATACTGCATTGTTGAAGCCTTTCTTCTCATTCGCAGAGGAACGAAATCTGATTATTTTTATCCATACCGATAGACATTCATGCCGAGCAAGGGATTTGGCACCATTGTTAGAAGGCTACGACGGCAAAATCGTGCTTCTGCATTGCTGCAGACCTGAAGGAATAGAGCTTACCCGTTACCGTTCGGTGATTCTTGAAACCAGCGGTTGTGACACGAAAGACATCGACTTGACTATGCGATATGTACCTGACCGGGTGGTGTTTGGTTCTGATTTTCCATTTCTTGATTATGAAATCTCACTCGAGCGTGTTAGGAATCGTATTTCTCAAATAAAACAGAACGAATCGGATTTACTCCGGAATACCATTTAG